The Ziziphus jujuba cultivar Dongzao chromosome 1, ASM3175591v1 genome segment GTTAGCTGTTAATGATGATTGTGTTAATGGGGGAATACCGTTTTGGAGGTTTTTTGAACTGCCATTGACACCGGCATCCATTAAAACTTGTGAATTTCGATACTTTTGAAGTCTTTTGGACTATGCTCTATAACGTCTAAGGCTGTAAAACCACTGCGATTCAAGGAATTTGCTGCTTCTGCCACTCTTGGTATTGTAAGCAAAGAATCTTACAGTCTGCATAATTGtataattaatgagaaaaaaaaaggtttaaaattAACTTGTCAAGCTCAACATTTTTGTCCAAAATGTGTATATGCTTGAGCAACAATtaatacaaagaaattaaaaaacacaCCTCGATTTGCTTGAACATTGCAGCTAAATGCAAGATTGTGTTTCCAGCAACCTCATCTTTTTGGTTGAGAAACTCTGAATTGTCACTCTGTGATTGAACCAAAAGCTTGAGACATTCCAGCTGGTTATATTTAACACACAAATGCAGAACCGTTTCTTCTCCGTCCACGGGCATCAGAATCGATTCAGGACAACCACAGATGAGACTTTCCACTGCACCAACCCGTCCTTTCATCACTGCATAATGCAGAGGAGCCCTGCCATCCTGGTCTCTCAAATTGCATAAATGGTGATTCACCCTCAATAATTCTTGGACAATTTCTTTGTAACCCTTGGCGGCTGCTAAGTGAAGGGGTGTGCGTTTGAAGATGTCCAATTCGGTAGCAAGTTTTGGTCTGAGAGTGAGAAGGATTTGAGTGAAAGCAAGGTGGCCAAGCAAGGCTGAGATATGCAATGGAGTTTCTGTGAGGGAGGTGAGTGAAAGCTTATCAAGAATGAGAGGATCTCTTTCAACCAGTGTGTTCAAAGTGGAAATACAACCCCTCTGTGATGCCTCAAATAGTGCTGCTATATCATCTTCATACGGTCTAATTTCCATgattggcattttttttttttttttagatcttctTTTGGGATTATACTAATCTGCAGCTGTATATTTCACCTTATTCTATCCgcttgtgtatgtatatatatatatatatatgtatatatgaatgtgAGAATTGGCTTCTGGCATATATTGATTGCCAAGTAATAATTAGGAGAACAATTCATTGCGTGTGGTCCTCTAAAAGTAGAGTATCTAATTTAGTTAgtactttttcaaataaaagccactttGCTTGCTTGTTGTGAAGTAATTCTTCAGAGTTCTCTGATATGTACCATTCGTCCTATTTCTTTTTGGagccttttatttactttttcccCAGTTGGCATATCAACATCTAgtt includes the following:
- the LOC107435571 gene encoding ankyrin repeat-containing protein BDA1-like, which encodes MEIRPYEDDIAALFEASQRGCISTLNTLVERDPLILDKLSLTSLTETPLHISALLGHLAFTQILLTLRPKLATELDIFKRTPLHLAAAKGYKEIVQELLRVNHHLCNLRDQDGRAPLHYAVMKGRVGAVESLICGCPESILMPVDGEETVLHLCVKYNQLECLKLLVQSQSDNSEFLNQKDEVAGNTILHLAAMFKQIETVRFFAYNTKSGRSSKFLESQWFYSLRRYRA